Proteins encoded by one window of Planktothrix tepida PCC 9214:
- the cbiQ gene encoding cobalt ECF transporter T component CbiQ: MNFSFDEYANFNSPVHRWDVRAKIIGLLALMFAFASVEDLRLVPVILTITVLFYSLSQLPLEFLLRRLTYPGFFLVGVVGLLPFLSGNTIIWQGGIITIRQEGCLAVLLIVSRFLAIFTLGLVLLGTSSFLTLIKGLRSLGLSPILTDIMLISYRYLFELGHQFQKMQRATQLRGFQPRNISRRNLQIYAALTGSLLIRSYQQSQQVYKAMQLRGYGVPTQLRTQKKVTLDSYSVIALLLTLLIASSLIGFELFL; the protein is encoded by the coding sequence ATGAATTTTAGTTTTGATGAGTATGCAAATTTTAATTCCCCGGTGCATCGATGGGATGTGCGTGCCAAAATTATTGGATTATTGGCTTTAATGTTTGCTTTTGCTTCAGTGGAGGATTTGCGTTTAGTCCCCGTCATTTTAACGATTACCGTTTTATTTTATTCCCTGTCTCAACTCCCCCTGGAATTTCTCCTGCGTCGGTTAACTTATCCAGGTTTTTTCTTAGTCGGAGTGGTGGGATTATTACCGTTTTTGTCAGGAAATACCATTATTTGGCAGGGGGGAATTATCACCATCAGACAGGAAGGTTGCCTAGCTGTTTTGTTAATTGTAAGCCGATTTTTAGCAATTTTTACGTTAGGATTAGTTTTATTGGGAACCAGTTCTTTTTTAACCTTAATTAAAGGATTGCGATCGCTCGGTTTATCCCCCATTTTAACAGATATTATGTTGATTTCCTATCGGTATTTATTTGAATTAGGGCATCAATTCCAAAAAATGCAACGAGCTACCCAATTGCGAGGGTTTCAACCTCGGAATATCAGTCGGAGGAATTTACAAATTTATGCAGCTTTAACGGGAAGTTTGTTAATCCGAAGTTATCAACAATCCCAACAAGTTTACAAAGCTATGCAATTAAGAGGATATGGAGTCCCAACTCAACTCCGAACTCAAAAAAAAGTTACCCTAGATAGTTATAGTGTGATCGCTCTATTGCTCACCTTACTAATAGCCTCTAGCTTAATTGGATTTGAACTGTTTCTTTAG
- a CDS encoding gas vesicle protein produces the protein MNSQQPLSNLQRSVPTSTQGSSLADILERVLDKGIVIAGDISVSVGSTELLNIRIRLLIASVDKAREIGINWWESDPYLSSQAKVLAASNQQLLEQVKLLEEEVKALKALTAQKQPEETQ, from the coding sequence ATGAACTCACAGCAACCTCTCTCAAATTTGCAACGGAGTGTTCCCACATCTACCCAAGGATCAAGTTTAGCTGATATCTTAGAACGGGTATTAGATAAAGGGATTGTTATCGCTGGGGATATTTCTGTTTCCGTCGGTTCAACAGAACTCCTCAATATTAGAATTCGGTTGTTAATTGCTTCGGTGGATAAAGCCAGAGAAATTGGGATTAATTGGTGGGAAAGTGATCCCTATTTAAGCAGTCAGGCGAAAGTTTTAGCCGCCAGTAATCAACAATTATTAGAACAGGTGAAATTATTAGAGGAGGAAGTCAAAGCATTAAAAGCTTTAACAGCACAAAAACAACCCGAAGAAACGCAATAA
- a CDS encoding ferritin-like domain-containing protein, translating to MRDLDQGKAIELLNTIMEFELAGVVRYTHYSLMVTGPNRLPIVQFFKAQATESLLHAQQAGEILTGLEGHPSQKIAPIEESYQHSVRDILQESLAHERKALELYKDLLEIVENASIYLEEYARTMIGQEELHNIEIKKMLRDFS from the coding sequence ATGAGAGATCTAGATCAAGGAAAAGCGATTGAATTGCTCAACACGATTATGGAGTTTGAATTAGCTGGAGTGGTGCGCTATACCCATTATTCACTAATGGTAACAGGGCCAAATCGTTTACCCATTGTACAGTTTTTCAAAGCTCAAGCGACAGAATCTTTACTTCATGCTCAACAAGCGGGAGAAATTCTCACTGGTTTAGAAGGACATCCCAGTCAAAAAATTGCCCCCATTGAAGAAAGCTATCAACATTCTGTTAGGGACATTCTACAGGAAAGTTTGGCTCATGAACGCAAAGCTTTAGAATTATATAAAGATTTGCTAGAAATTGTTGAAAATGCGAGTATTTATTTGGAAGAATATGCTCGGACAATGATTGGTCAAGAAGAATTACATAATATTGAAATCAAGAAGATGTTACGAGATTTTAGTTAA
- the gvpN gene encoding gas vesicle protein GvpN: MTTVLQARPKGFVNTPALEQLTIRGLRYLHSGFSLHLRGPAGTGKTTIAMHLADLLNRPIVLIFGDDELQSSDLIGNQLGYTRKKVVDNFIHSVVKLEDEFRQNWVDSRLTLACKEGFTLVYDEFNRSHPEANNVLLSALEERLLVLPPSNNNSEYIRVHPHFRAILTSNPEEYCGVHATQDALLDRLITIDMPEPDEETQQEILVQKIGISSEDAQKIIKLIKIYLEITTPKQAIQPVQDGKYLRAPINKLSGLRPGLMISKICHEHDITIEADSQDFIDVCADVLLSRTALPSIESRRKLEKVIKILLTDGDTSEQNSLLLLEALLTENNDLEIEEKVYEYLQQSTGARVSEIEVALGLNRVQTTNVLRSLLKQGYLKQQDNRFFAVQKEN; encoded by the coding sequence ATGACTACCGTGCTTCAAGCTCGTCCTAAAGGCTTTGTCAATACTCCAGCACTTGAACAACTTACCATTCGAGGGTTGAGGTATCTTCATAGTGGGTTTTCTCTCCATTTACGAGGGCCAGCCGGAACCGGGAAAACGACTATAGCGATGCACTTAGCGGATTTATTAAACCGTCCCATTGTCTTAATTTTTGGCGATGACGAGCTCCAGTCTTCCGATTTAATTGGCAACCAACTTGGCTATACTCGCAAAAAAGTAGTCGATAACTTTATTCATAGTGTGGTTAAATTAGAAGATGAATTCCGACAAAATTGGGTTGATTCTCGTCTAACCCTAGCCTGTAAAGAAGGGTTTACCCTGGTTTATGATGAATTTAACCGTTCTCATCCCGAAGCAAATAACGTTTTACTCTCTGCTTTAGAGGAAAGATTATTAGTGCTTCCTCCTAGTAATAATAATTCAGAATATATTCGAGTTCATCCCCATTTTAGAGCCATTCTGACTTCAAACCCAGAGGAATACTGTGGAGTTCATGCAACTCAAGATGCGTTATTAGATCGGTTAATTACCATTGATATGCCAGAACCCGACGAGGAAACACAGCAAGAAATTTTAGTTCAAAAAATTGGCATTTCTTCAGAAGATGCTCAAAAAATCATTAAATTAATCAAAATTTATTTAGAAATAACTACCCCAAAACAAGCAATTCAACCTGTCCAAGATGGTAAATATCTCCGTGCCCCTATTAATAAATTATCAGGTTTAAGACCGGGATTAATGATTTCCAAAATCTGTCATGAACATGATATTACCATTGAGGCAGACAGTCAAGATTTTATCGACGTTTGTGCGGATGTATTATTATCTCGCACAGCTTTACCATCAATAGAATCTCGCCGGAAATTAGAAAAAGTGATCAAAATTCTATTAACTGATGGTGACACTTCTGAGCAGAATTCTTTACTCTTGTTGGAAGCACTATTAACAGAAAACAATGACTTAGAAATTGAAGAAAAAGTTTATGAATATTTACAACAATCTACAGGGGCGAGGGTTTCAGAAATTGAAGTGGCGTTAGGATTAAATCGAGTCCAAACCACGAATGTATTGCGCTCTTTATTAAAACAAGGTTATCTTAAACAGCAGGATAATCGTTTTTTTGCTGTGCAGAAGGAGAATTAA
- a CDS encoding CAAD domain-containing protein translates to MQEPTKITDTSTSSGTQIDVSVETGGAITSTSANAQFDEIKEKVVVVLSELPGYISSFFGSYQKPIITVVLILAGLVSLKVLFAVIDALNDVPLLSPTFELIGMGYTAWFVYRYLLKASTRQELVQEFNSYKEQITGD, encoded by the coding sequence ATGCAAGAACCCACGAAAATCACGGACACATCTACCTCTAGCGGAACACAAATAGACGTGAGTGTGGAAACAGGCGGTGCAATTACTTCCACTTCAGCCAATGCCCAGTTTGATGAAATTAAAGAAAAAGTTGTCGTGGTTTTATCTGAACTTCCGGGTTATATCTCCAGTTTTTTTGGCTCCTACCAAAAACCGATTATTACCGTTGTTCTGATTTTAGCTGGTCTTGTTTCTCTGAAGGTATTATTTGCCGTCATTGATGCTCTCAATGATGTTCCGCTTTTATCTCCTACCTTTGAGTTAATTGGCATGGGATATACAGCTTGGTTTGTTTACCGCTACTTACTAAAAGCTTCAACCCGTCAAGAATTAGTTCAAGAATTTAATTCCTACAAAGAACAAATCACTGGGGACTAA
- a CDS encoding response regulator transcription factor, whose product MPRILVIDDDPAIAELVAINLEMAGYEVSQAEDGIKGQALAMQLLPDLIILDLMLPKVDGFTICQRLRRDERTADIPILMLTALGQTQNKVEGFNAGADDYLTKPFELEEMLARVRALLRRTDRIPQAAKHSEILSYGALTLVPERFEAIWFEKTVKLTHLEFELLHCLLQRHGQTVAPSEILKEVWGYDPDDDIETIRVHIRHLRTKMEPDPRHPRYIKTVYGAGYCLELPGNGKGNADDPAIATESSVDGNGVKGKKK is encoded by the coding sequence ATGCCCCGGATATTAGTCATAGATGATGACCCTGCGATCGCGGAACTGGTAGCCATCAACCTAGAAATGGCTGGCTACGAAGTTAGCCAAGCTGAAGATGGTATAAAAGGACAAGCTTTGGCAATGCAACTGTTGCCAGACTTAATTATTTTGGATTTGATGTTACCTAAAGTCGATGGGTTTACCATCTGCCAACGTTTACGTCGGGATGAACGCACGGCAGATATTCCCATTCTGATGTTAACGGCGTTAGGACAAACCCAAAATAAAGTGGAAGGGTTTAATGCAGGTGCGGATGATTATCTAACCAAACCCTTTGAGTTAGAAGAAATGTTAGCGCGGGTCAGGGCGCTCTTACGACGAACCGATCGCATTCCGCAAGCGGCTAAACATAGCGAAATTCTCAGCTACGGTGCTTTAACCTTAGTTCCTGAACGGTTTGAGGCGATTTGGTTTGAGAAAACCGTCAAGTTAACCCATTTGGAATTTGAACTGTTACACTGCTTGCTGCAACGTCATGGTCAAACGGTTGCTCCCAGTGAAATTTTAAAAGAAGTTTGGGGTTATGATCCCGATGACGATATCGAAACCATCCGAGTTCATATTCGTCATCTGCGAACCAAGATGGAACCCGATCCCCGTCATCCTCGATATATTAAAACGGTCTATGGTGCAGGGTATTGTCTGGAACTTCCGGGGAACGGTAAAGGAAACGCGGACGACCCCGCCATCGCTACAGAGTCTTCTGTAGATGGTAATGGAGTCAAGGGGAAGAAAAAGTAG
- the gvpA gene encoding gas vesicle structural protein GvpA translates to MAVEKVNSSSSLAEVIDRILDKGIVIDAWVRVSLVGIELLAIEARIVIASVETYLKYAEAVGLTSQAAVPAV, encoded by the coding sequence ATGGCTGTTGAAAAAGTAAATTCATCCTCCAGTCTGGCTGAAGTGATTGATCGGATTTTAGATAAAGGGATTGTCATTGACGCTTGGGTGCGTGTTTCCCTGGTTGGGATCGAACTTTTGGCTATCGAAGCGAGAATTGTAATCGCTTCTGTAGAAACCTATCTCAAATATGCAGAAGCCGTTGGTTTAACCTCACAGGCGGCTGTTCCTGCGGTCTAA
- the gltD gene encoding glutamate synthase small subunit, with protein sequence MGKPTGFLEYARELAAELAPLDRVGNWDEFHLPMEDDKLRTQAARCMDCGTPFCHTGTIISGMASGCPINNLIPEWNDLIYRGLWKEALDRLHKTNNFPEFTGRVCPAPCEGSCVLGIHNPPVTIKNIECSIIDKGWDEGWITPEPPSKRTGKKVAVIGSGPAGLCAAAQLNKAGHWVTVFERADRPGGLLMYGIPNMKLDKEQVVLRRLKVLEDEGVKFICNTEVGKDFPAENLLKEFDAVILCTGATKPRDLPIAGRDLKGIHFAMEFLTANTQAVLNRQPGSDFISAEGKDVVIIGGGDTGTDCVGTSIRHGCNSVVQLEILPKPPLERAANNPWPEWPKVYKMDYGQEEAAAKFGADPRVYLTTATKFEGDDNGNVTAIHTVEVEWAKNEKGQFIPQHIPGTEKVIPAQLVLLAMGFLGPEQPLLDALGLERDARSNVKAEHGKYATSIPGVFAAGDCRRGQSLVVWAFNEGRGAARECDLYLMGQTDLP encoded by the coding sequence ATGGGAAAACCGACTGGCTTTCTGGAATATGCCCGCGAACTTGCTGCGGAACTCGCCCCCCTAGATCGAGTTGGGAATTGGGATGAATTTCATCTCCCGATGGAGGATGATAAACTTCGCACCCAAGCCGCCCGGTGTATGGACTGTGGCACTCCCTTTTGTCATACAGGAACCATTATTAGTGGGATGGCAAGCGGTTGTCCGATCAATAACCTGATTCCCGAATGGAACGATTTAATTTATCGCGGACTTTGGAAAGAAGCCTTAGACCGTCTCCACAAAACTAATAATTTCCCTGAATTTACAGGTCGGGTTTGTCCGGCGCCTTGTGAGGGTTCCTGTGTTCTGGGCATTCACAACCCTCCGGTTACGATTAAAAATATTGAATGTTCAATTATTGATAAAGGCTGGGATGAAGGTTGGATCACTCCTGAACCTCCTAGCAAACGCACGGGAAAGAAAGTCGCGGTGATTGGTTCTGGCCCTGCGGGATTATGTGCGGCGGCGCAACTGAATAAAGCGGGTCATTGGGTCACGGTCTTTGAACGGGCTGACCGTCCAGGGGGATTATTAATGTATGGTATCCCCAATATGAAACTCGATAAAGAACAGGTGGTACTACGACGGCTGAAGGTGCTGGAAGACGAAGGCGTTAAGTTTATTTGCAATACCGAAGTTGGCAAGGACTTTCCCGCCGAAAACCTGTTAAAAGAATTTGATGCGGTGATTTTGTGTACCGGGGCGACCAAACCCCGTGATCTTCCCATTGCAGGGCGAGATCTCAAGGGAATTCATTTTGCGATGGAGTTCCTGACGGCTAACACCCAAGCGGTTTTAAATCGACAACCCGGAAGTGATTTTATCTCCGCCGAGGGGAAAGATGTGGTGATTATTGGAGGGGGAGATACGGGGACAGACTGTGTAGGCACTTCTATTCGTCACGGTTGCAACAGTGTGGTGCAGTTGGAAATTTTACCCAAACCTCCCTTAGAACGGGCTGCCAATAACCCCTGGCCGGAATGGCCGAAGGTTTACAAAATGGATTATGGTCAGGAAGAAGCGGCAGCAAAATTTGGGGCTGACCCCCGTGTTTATCTGACCACCGCCACGAAGTTTGAAGGGGATGACAATGGCAATGTTACAGCCATTCATACCGTTGAGGTGGAGTGGGCGAAAAATGAGAAGGGTCAGTTTATTCCACAGCACATTCCGGGGACAGAAAAGGTGATCCCCGCGCAATTAGTGTTATTAGCGATGGGATTTTTAGGGCCGGAACAACCGCTATTAGATGCTTTGGGTTTAGAACGGGATGCCCGCAGTAATGTTAAAGCTGAACATGGCAAGTATGCTACCAGTATTCCGGGGGTGTTTGCGGCGGGTGATTGTCGTCGGGGTCAAAGCCTTGTGGTTTGGGCGTTTAATGAAGGTCGTGGCGCTGCCCGTGAATGTGATTTATATTTGATGGGACAGACGGATTTACCTTAA
- a CDS encoding type II toxin-antitoxin system VapC family toxin: MYLLDTNHCSLILLENQAVIQTIKQIGETNIATSVITAGELIYMAENSKNKQQNLSLINQFIEDIRVYYIDEEIAKVYGQIKAALIKEFGPQQKTKRKTTKITELGFDENDLWIAAITRFHDLTLVTSDSDFTRIQTVINLTLENWRT, translated from the coding sequence ATGTACCTTTTAGATACCAATCACTGTAGCCTTATTCTCCTAGAAAACCAAGCTGTTATCCAAACCATAAAACAAATAGGAGAAACCAATATAGCCACCTCAGTTATTACAGCAGGTGAGCTAATTTACATGGCAGAAAATTCTAAAAATAAACAGCAAAACTTAAGCTTGATCAACCAATTTATTGAAGATATTAGAGTTTATTATATTGATGAAGAAATAGCCAAAGTCTATGGACAGATTAAAGCAGCCTTAATCAAGGAATTTGGCCCCCAACAAAAAACGAAACGAAAAACAACTAAAATTACAGAATTAGGTTTTGATGAAAATGATCTGTGGATAGCTGCTATTACTCGGTTTCATGATCTGACCTTAGTAACATCTGATAGCGACTTCACCCGCATCCAAACCGTTATCAATTTAACCCTAGAAAACTGGAGAACATAA
- the cbiM gene encoding cobalt transporter CbiM encodes MHISEGILPSKILISGYAITSLTLWYSLRQLNRQSNPSEGIPQAALLTAAFFVASGIHLPIPPASVHFVLNGLLGAVLGWYAFPAIFVGLLFQAVMFGHGGLTTLGINAVIMGIPALIAGFIFNLRNKIKLKLSENLSLNLFGFLSGAVGVGLAALLFFSIVITNLPSAWDQDTEKAAIYGLMLAHVPLIFIEGIFTAMVVNFLRRVKPEILIN; translated from the coding sequence ATGCACATTTCCGAAGGAATTCTTCCTAGTAAAATTCTAATTAGTGGCTATGCAATCACCAGTTTAACCCTTTGGTATTCCCTACGACAACTTAATCGACAATCTAATCCCAGTGAGGGCATTCCGCAAGCTGCTTTACTGACAGCCGCTTTTTTTGTAGCGTCGGGAATTCATCTTCCTATCCCCCCTGCAAGTGTGCATTTTGTCTTAAATGGACTATTAGGGGCGGTATTAGGTTGGTATGCGTTTCCCGCAATTTTTGTGGGTTTATTATTTCAAGCTGTGATGTTTGGACATGGAGGATTAACAACACTCGGAATCAATGCCGTAATTATGGGAATTCCAGCTTTAATTGCGGGTTTTATTTTTAATCTCCGCAACAAAATCAAGCTGAAATTGAGTGAAAATTTATCCTTAAATTTGTTTGGATTTTTATCCGGTGCTGTGGGAGTCGGTTTAGCTGCTCTTTTATTTTTTAGTATTGTCATTACTAATTTACCCTCAGCTTGGGATCAGGACACTGAAAAAGCAGCGATTTATGGATTAATGTTAGCTCATGTCCCGTTGATTTTTATTGAGGGAATTTTTACCGCAATGGTCGTGAATTTTTTACGGCGAGTTAAACCCGAAATCTTAATCAATTGA
- a CDS encoding DUF4382 domain-containing protein: MKKQQIQRSCLMGFIVATLIGCSQPQTPTASTSTSETPQAQITPNSTQTGEIGSIQFQANGEDFVRKGLVSKDGWNINFDHIYLNFGEATAYQSDPPYNPEAGGQPIAKTSISLVVKKTVDLAEGDENTQAIVINEVPAPPGKYNAISWNLNKGTEGILAGQVMVIEGVAKKGDQQVPFILKFDQEMQFLCGDYVGEERKGILQPGGKADLEATFHFDHLFGNGKIAATEEPNTTALGFEPLSKIATNGELVADLPTLKQKLSPADYQKLIGILSSIAHVGEGHCQELTLKK, translated from the coding sequence ATGAAAAAACAACAAATTCAGCGCAGTTGTCTAATGGGGTTCATTGTAGCTACGCTAATCGGCTGTTCTCAACCTCAGACTCCAACTGCTTCAACATCTACGTCGGAAACTCCCCAAGCCCAAATTACTCCCAATTCAACCCAAACCGGGGAAATCGGTTCAATACAATTTCAAGCAAATGGAGAAGATTTTGTGCGGAAAGGATTGGTTTCTAAAGATGGGTGGAACATCAATTTTGATCATATTTATCTCAACTTTGGTGAAGCAACAGCTTATCAATCTGATCCCCCTTATAACCCGGAAGCTGGAGGTCAACCCATTGCTAAAACAAGTATTAGTTTAGTGGTTAAAAAAACGGTTGATTTAGCCGAAGGGGATGAAAATACTCAGGCGATTGTCATTAATGAAGTTCCGGCTCCTCCTGGCAAGTATAACGCGATTTCGTGGAATTTGAACAAGGGAACGGAAGGAATATTAGCAGGTCAAGTAATGGTCATAGAAGGGGTGGCAAAAAAAGGAGATCAACAAGTTCCTTTTATTCTCAAATTTGATCAAGAAATGCAGTTTTTGTGTGGAGATTATGTGGGAGAGGAACGAAAGGGCATTTTGCAGCCTGGAGGAAAAGCGGATTTAGAAGCAACCTTCCATTTTGATCATTTATTTGGAAATGGAAAAATCGCAGCTACGGAGGAACCTAATACGACGGCTTTGGGTTTTGAACCTTTGTCAAAAATTGCTACAAACGGAGAATTAGTAGCAGATTTACCCACACTCAAACAAAAATTATCTCCGGCTGATTATCAAAAATTAATCGGTATTTTATCCAGTATTGCTCACGTTGGGGAAGGCCATTGTCAAGAATTAACGTTGAAAAAGTAA
- the gvpC gene encoding gas vesicle protein GvpC — translation MALKDQWQQDRIQRQQTVQDRQQQVQTTLTLWQQERHNQALDDQAIRQEFVTNLQQQIHGLLTNNQEERLLLAEELQQQLEEFMQQLSKEVEEFLQQTSEERSEIATDLHQRLSQFREDLGNTVASLLADYQQQRFDLREPLLEDLALFRQTLSQSVQKYLAELDSLHQQMAQGLQQQLQESRIQRQETVKALFEDLGHFRAELKDYHLKLQHSIWGDSRREPSPVVTPPKSIPPKTAITTPQPPLSSKPPLKAKSPAPKPQTPPRSVQPQPTNTSLQLEPATLDQRVYNYIQSHENGARLAEIEQALGINRVQTVDAIRILLQQGRISQRDRVYIPVKK, via the coding sequence ATGGCTTTGAAAGACCAGTGGCAACAAGATCGCATCCAGCGCCAACAGACGGTTCAAGACCGTCAACAGCAGGTTCAAACGACATTAACTCTTTGGCAACAGGAACGCCACAATCAAGCATTAGACGATCAAGCAATTCGACAAGAGTTTGTCACGAATTTGCAACAGCAAATTCACGGTTTATTAACGAATAACCAAGAAGAACGTTTGTTACTCGCCGAGGAACTGCAACAGCAACTCGAAGAGTTCATGCAGCAATTGTCCAAAGAGGTAGAGGAGTTTCTGCAACAAACCTCTGAGGAACGGTCTGAAATTGCAACTGACCTGCATCAACGGTTATCGCAATTTCGAGAAGACCTGGGAAATACGGTGGCAAGTTTGTTAGCAGACTATCAGCAACAGCGTTTTGACTTACGGGAACCTTTGCTTGAGGACTTAGCGTTATTTCGCCAAACCCTATCCCAATCGGTACAAAAGTATTTGGCGGAGTTAGACAGCCTGCACCAACAAATGGCACAAGGGTTACAACAACAACTCCAAGAAAGTCGGATACAAAGACAAGAGACAGTGAAGGCGTTATTTGAAGATTTGGGGCATTTTCGCGCCGAACTGAAAGACTATCACCTAAAACTCCAACACAGTATTTGGGGCGATTCTCGCCGGGAACCTAGCCCAGTTGTCACCCCTCCCAAATCGATTCCGCCCAAAACAGCTATCACTACCCCCCAACCTCCTCTCAGTTCAAAACCTCCTTTAAAAGCTAAGTCTCCCGCCCCTAAACCCCAAACGCCCCCGCGTTCAGTTCAACCGCAACCCACCAATACCTCATTGCAACTTGAACCCGCCACTCTCGATCAACGGGTCTACAACTATATCCAAAGCCATGAGAACGGTGCTCGATTAGCGGAAATTGAACAAGCTCTGGGAATTAATCGGGTGCAGACTGTCGATGCGATTCGGATCTTATTACAACAGGGACGTATTTCTCAACGCGATCGCGTTTATATTCCTGTTAAAAAATAG
- a CDS encoding FTR1 family iron permease, which produces MEITAALPTFLITLREGFEAALVVGIVLACLKKAEQSHLNSWVFSGVVIGILASAVFGVLFGWLIQGIATSEHPYAPVFGEFLEAGIGLFAITMLSWMLIWMTQQAKSLKAEVEGAVKAAIENHQTAAGWGIFGLIFIAVLREGLETVIFILATFQQSIMAAIGAILGLFVAAGLGLLLFKWGVKINIRLFFQIMGVFLLLIVAGLIISVLTHLDAGVGILAQINSNYAGFCLTQPTSCLLGNLVLNAEGFLPDKQFPGIVLKALFGYRDHLYFVQIVSYFLFLITVGGFYLKEVNGKASLPLKPEKSAS; this is translated from the coding sequence ATGGAGATTACAGCCGCTTTACCGACATTTTTAATTACTTTACGAGAAGGATTTGAAGCTGCTTTAGTGGTGGGAATTGTTCTCGCTTGTTTAAAAAAAGCCGAACAAAGTCATCTGAATTCCTGGGTCTTTTCAGGAGTTGTAATTGGCATTCTGGCGAGTGCAGTCTTTGGTGTTCTATTTGGCTGGTTAATTCAAGGAATTGCCACCTCTGAACATCCTTATGCTCCAGTCTTTGGCGAATTTTTAGAAGCCGGAATTGGGTTATTTGCCATTACAATGTTAAGTTGGATGTTGATTTGGATGACCCAACAAGCTAAATCCTTAAAAGCTGAAGTAGAAGGAGCAGTTAAAGCCGCGATTGAAAATCATCAAACCGCCGCAGGTTGGGGAATTTTTGGATTAATTTTTATTGCAGTTCTACGGGAAGGTCTGGAAACCGTTATTTTTATCTTAGCCACATTTCAACAAAGTATCATGGCTGCTATTGGGGCAATTTTAGGGTTATTTGTAGCCGCAGGATTAGGGCTATTATTATTTAAGTGGGGGGTAAAAATCAATATTCGGTTGTTTTTCCAAATCATGGGAGTGTTTTTGTTATTAATTGTTGCCGGATTAATCATTTCGGTTCTGACACATTTAGATGCAGGGGTGGGAATATTAGCTCAGATCAATTCTAACTATGCCGGATTCTGTTTAACTCAACCGACTTCCTGCTTATTAGGAAATTTAGTCTTAAATGCTGAGGGATTTTTACCCGATAAACAATTTCCCGGTATCGTGCTAAAAGCATTATTTGGCTATCGAGATCACTTATATTTTGTGCAAATTGTGAGTTACTTCCTGTTTTTAATTACAGTGGGAGGCTTTTATTTAAAAGAAGTTAATGGAAAAGCAAGCCTACCTTTAAAACCCGAAAAATCGGCTTCTTAA
- a CDS encoding ABC transporter ATP-binding protein, whose product MPAVFVQDLVFGYSQHDPILQGISFSLTAGERIALLGQTGTGKSTLMENLIGLKQPNSGQILIQGIPVQPPTLPEVRRRVGFCFQDPDDQLFMPSILEDVMFGPCNYGVDPEQALVQATHLLADFGLADCVNRSVYELSGGQKRLAALAAVLALEPAILILDEPTNGLDPWWRRELAQILSQLPVEVMLIASHDLQWISQVTQRAMILKQGRIQVDEPTEELLQNRSTLEQCGLPLDY is encoded by the coding sequence ATTCCTGCTGTTTTTGTCCAAGATTTAGTCTTTGGTTATTCACAGCACGATCCAATTTTGCAAGGCATTTCCTTTTCCTTAACGGCCGGAGAACGGATTGCTTTATTAGGGCAAACGGGAACCGGAAAAAGTACCTTAATGGAAAATTTAATTGGATTAAAACAACCCAATTCTGGTCAAATTTTGATTCAAGGAATTCCGGTTCAACCCCCCACCTTACCCGAAGTTCGTCGCCGGGTGGGATTTTGTTTTCAAGATCCCGATGATCAACTGTTTATGCCCAGTATTTTAGAAGATGTGATGTTTGGCCCCTGTAACTATGGCGTTGACCCAGAGCAAGCCTTAGTACAAGCGACTCATTTGTTAGCAGATTTTGGGTTAGCCGACTGTGTAAATCGTTCTGTTTATGAATTATCCGGGGGACAAAAACGACTCGCGGCTTTAGCGGCGGTTTTAGCTTTAGAACCAGCCATTTTAATCTTAGATGAACCCACGAATGGTCTTGACCCTTGGTGGCGTCGGGAACTGGCGCAAATTTTATCTCAACTTCCGGTGGAAGTGATGTTGATTGCGTCCCACGATTTACAGTGGATTTCCCAAGTTACCCAACGGGCCATGATTCTCAAACAAGGAAGGATACAAGTGGATGAACCCACTGAAGAATTGTTGCAAAATCGATCCACCCTAGAACAGTGTGGTTTACCGTTAGATTATTAA